GTCATAATCCCCATGGCTCAGATAACTTCAGGATACTCAAGAAATACTTCCCTCCTGTATTTTACGCACCATTTGATCCAAAAAACTATGAACTCTGCTTTAGCTGTCACGAAAAAACCCTTGTACTCGACCCCAAAACTACAACATTAACCGGTTTCAGGAACGGCGATCAGAATCTCCACTTTCTGCATGTTAATAAACCTGTGAAGGGCCGCACATGCAGGGCATGCCACGATGTCCATGCAACGAACAACCCAAGACATATAAGGGATGCTGTCCCTTTTGGCGCATGGGAGATACCTATAAACTTCACCAAAACCAGCGATGGGGGAAAGTGCCTGCCTGGCTGCCATGGCGCTAAAGTCTTCAACAGGGTAAGTCCGGCAAAGAATTAAATGAAATATATGACTTTTTTCAATATAGTTTTTCATAGAAAAACCAATGAGAATTTATAAATGTATCTTATGCATGTTTATTTTCATGTATATCCCTGTCTGTTCAGTGTGGGCACAGGAAGACAGAGCAAAGGCCGAATCCCTATATAAGGAGTCTATAACCTTAACAAAAGAAGGCTCCATTGACAGGGCAATAGATGTAATTAAAGATGCTATTAAGGCTGACCCTAACTATGCAAATGCGCATAAACAGTTGGGTTATCTGCTCCTGAAAAAAAATAAGTTAGATGAAGCCCTGACTTCCTTCAACACAGCGTTAAAGATAAATCCCAGGTTGCATGCGGCAAAAACAGGCATAGGGATAGTCCTGGCAAGAAAGGGTGATTTAAAGGGTGCCGAAGCAATCCTGAAGGATGCCCTGATTTTAAACCCCGATCCTGTGATGGCCCACTATGAGCTCGGGATGGTATATGAAAAGTTAGGAGAGACTGAAAAGGCTATTGCCGAATACAAAGAGGGTATAAATAAACACCTGCAGGGCAGACGGTGAAAAAGCGATACTTCATACTAATAATTCTGTTTTCCCATCTGATTTTCGCCACTCACCTGTGTAAGGCAGAGGCATTACTTCAGACAGGCATAAAACCGCCTGAGTTTTCTTTGAAAGATATAAATGGCAGGGACGTCAGCTTATCTCAGTATACAGGCAAGAAAGCGGTTGCAGTTGTGTTCTGGGCAACATGGAGCGCAAATTCTCCAAAGGCACTCAGAAGATTTGAAGAATTTTATAGAAAGTACAAAGACAAAGGGATACAGGTTATTGGCATAAATGCAGATAATCAGACGATTTCTAATGATGACCTGGAGAACATAAAAAAGGTTGTCAAGGAACTGGGAGTCACCTTTCCTGTTCTTGTAGATAAGGGGTTAACGACCTTTCGCAGTTATGATGTTATAGCGCTGCCATCTACTGTAGTTATATCAGAAGGCAGGATAACATACGAGATGCCCGGGTTTCCCCTTGTTGGGACAGAGGATATGTTCGATTATATCCTTTCTCTTGCAGGCGAAGCCAGGGCGGTTAAGGTTAAGATGGGATACCAACCCGAGTATAAAGCCATTGCGCAGATAAACCTCGGAAGAGAATTTATTAAGGAAAAGATGTTTTCAATGGCCTACTCTGCATTTAATAAGGCGATCGGGATCGACCCGAAATTTATTTTGCCATATGTGGAGCTTTCAAAGCTCTATGTATCTGAAGGTAAGATGTCAGAGGCAGAGCAGAGCCTGAAAAAAGCCCTGACAGTCGAGCCTGATAATGTTGTAGTGCTGAGTGAACTGGGCTTTCTGACAGCAAAGGCTAATAAATATAAAGAGGCGGCTGAGCTTCTGAAAAAGGCTTTAAAAAAAGCGCCTGCATACACACCAGCACTTTACTATCTCGGTTATGTCCTCGGCAAAGATGGGAAATTAAAAGAGGCAACCGCCTCATTTGAGGAGGCGAAGGGTTTAAACCCGAAAGAATACAGGATTTATTACCTCAGCGCAGAAGTCTATGAAGGTAGGGGCATGTTAAAGGAGGCATCTGAAAATTACAGGAAGGCCCTGGAATTGCTTTCAGGGATTAGATAAATGAAAAGACTCGCCTCGGTTGTATGGTTTACAACGCTAATCTTTGTTTTTAGTTCACAGTTCACGGTTCACAGCTCACAGTCCATAATCCTTTTACCCTCAGACAAGACCATAACCGAGGCCGGGCTTGTCAATATTGTTGTCAGGCTCGCAAAGGGCAGTGCAGATGCGATCGAGATAACAATAAATAATGCTAAACCTTTATCCATTAATATAGACCCTGAGAGAGGGTTTGTCTGCAAGGGCATAGAGATAAATTTCGGGCTTAATACCATCAAGGTAATAGCTAAAAAGGAAGGTTCAATCATATGGTCGCAGCAGGTTCAGGTTTTCCACAGGTCAGACATATCAAGAGAAAACAGGGTTGCACCTCCTGATTTCAAAAAAGATACTTTTCACATCAAAGATAAGGAAAAGACATGCAGTTCATGCCACAGGATGGAAGTTAATAAAAGGGATTTAAGCCCTGCAAAACCAGAGGACTCGATGTGTTTTACCTGTCATAACAAAATAACATCCTTTAAAAATGTCCATGGGCCTGTGTCTGTCTGGGGCTGTCTTAATTGTCATAATCCTGAAAGTAGTCCTAATAAATACAGTGTTAAGACCCCGGTCAGAGATATCTGCTTCACAT
This genomic interval from Nitrospirota bacterium contains the following:
- a CDS encoding tetratricopeptide repeat protein — protein: MRIYKCILCMFIFMYIPVCSVWAQEDRAKAESLYKESITLTKEGSIDRAIDVIKDAIKADPNYANAHKQLGYLLLKKNKLDEALTSFNTALKINPRLHAAKTGIGIVLARKGDLKGAEAILKDALILNPDPVMAHYELGMVYEKLGETEKAIAEYKEGINKHLQGRR
- a CDS encoding redoxin domain-containing protein, with translation MKKRYFILIILFSHLIFATHLCKAEALLQTGIKPPEFSLKDINGRDVSLSQYTGKKAVAVVFWATWSANSPKALRRFEEFYRKYKDKGIQVIGINADNQTISNDDLENIKKVVKELGVTFPVLVDKGLTTFRSYDVIALPSTVVISEGRITYEMPGFPLVGTEDMFDYILSLAGEARAVKVKMGYQPEYKAIAQINLGREFIKEKMFSMAYSAFNKAIGIDPKFILPYVELSKLYVSEGKMSEAEQSLKKALTVEPDNVVVLSELGFLTAKANKYKEAAELLKKALKKAPAYTPALYYLGYVLGKDGKLKEATASFEEAKGLNPKEYRIYYLSAEVYEGRGMLKEASENYRKALELLSGIR